Part of the Sulfuricurvum kujiense DSM 16994 genome, ACGCGATAGCCCTGAACGATAAAAAAAGTGCACAAATGCAGATTGCCCAACGGATGGAGGAACTGAAACGTTCCATTGAAGGGAAAAAAGAGGCCATATGTGTTTTGGGTGGATTTCTCCCCTCATACGCAGAGACCCTCAGAACTCCGACTATCAAGCATGGATTCAACCTCCCTTTACCTAAAGAGGTGATGCTCAATCTTGTCGCGCATCGCTCTGACGTCGCAATAGCGAAATACACGGCACTCAGCAAAAGCTATACGATTGAGCAGACAAAAGCACAGTTTTATCCGAATATCAGCCTTTCAGGACTTATCGGATTTACGTCGTTTAACTGGTCAAAATTGATGGATCATTCGTCGTACTCTCCATCGGCAGGGATCGCGGTGTCTCTTCCCCTTTTGGATTGGGGGATGCGAAAAGCAAACCTGCAAAACAGTGTCAGCGATTACAACGCTTCCGTGTATGAATACAATCAGGCCGTCATCAAAGCGGCTAATGAAGTCGTTGTATTGTTGAAACAAACGAAGCTGATCCAATCGCAACTGCAGTTACATGATCGTGAAATGAATGCAAAAAAAGGGAATGAAACCATTGAGTGTAAAAAACTTTTCCTAGGATTGAGTGACAAGTTACCCTATCTTTCGGCTAAAAAAACAGTCTATGAAGGGGAAATGGATACCCTCTCTTTGAATGAAACAAAGTCGTTGATTCAAATTAATCTGATCAAGGCATTGGGCGGCGGTTACGTCCTGAAAGAAGATAAAAATGCAAGTCGATAGTGCATTTATTAGCACATTTAAAAGTTTTCCATGGCAGCGGACGCTGTACGAATGGCTTACGATCGATGCTCCGGTTGTCATCTATATGGCAAAAGTGATCATGGCGGCATTATTGGCGTTATGGATATCCATGAAGCTGAATCTGCCTGATCCGAGAACGGCGATTTTTACGGTATTTATCGTCATGCAGCCTCAAAGCGGCCTGGTCTTTTCCAAAAGCTATTATCGTGTTTTGGGGACGATTGCGGGTGTAGGAATGTCATTGGTGATCATGGGGATGTTTTCCCAGGATCCGGTATGGTTTATCTCCTTTGTCGCCCTTTGGATCGGATTGACAACGGCGGCGGGATTCAAATACCGCAATTTTCAATCCTACGGATTCGTTTTGGCCGGATATACGATGTGTATCGTTGCTTTGCCGGTGATCGAGACCCCGCTGGAAATATTTGATATTGCGGTATCGCGCTTTTCCGAAGTGGTCGTCGGGATTATGAGTGCCACCGTAATCAGTGACGTCGTTTTTCCCCGTCGGTTATTGGATTCGCTGATTTCCAGCGAGCAGGAACGTTTTCAAAATGTCCTCTCGACCCTCTCCGATCCGGAATCGGTATTTGCGGCATTTGATGAAAAAAATCCGGCAGTGACACGGTTTTCCAGCGGGGTGGTCGGATTGAACGCCGTTCGTATCAACAGCAGTTTTGAAAGCAAAAGTGATCAGAAAGAGCGACAGCATTACGGCCATCTCAACCATGAGTATATGAATCTTTCCACGACGTTCCGCTCATTGAAAAGTATCGTCGCCTCCATCAAAGAGAGCGAAAAAACAGAGTTATTGGAAGCATTGGAACATCTCTATGAACCTATTTCGGCAGCATTAAAAAACCGTCCGAATACCGTAGTGACTCCTGAGGATTTGAGTCGGGTATTGACGGAACTGTTTGAAGCCAAAGCCGGCGTGAAAAAGCAATATGAGCTGGAAAAAATTATGTTTGAAGGAGAAGATAAGTTTACCTCCGGCGCTTATCTGATTAGCCGGCTATTAAATGAACTTTATAATCACTGTGCAACCTATCTTTCGCTTTTGAAACACCGTTTATCGGGAAATGCAACTCGGGAGCTTAGCCGGACGGTTCGGTTTTCAACCCACACGGATAATGTACTGGTAGGGCTTGCGGCTTTGCGCGGAAGCGGCGTATTGCTTTTGACGATGATGTTTTGGATTTGGACCGCATGGCCCTTTGCAACACTGAGTATTACTATGGCGGTGGTCATCGGATTGTTGCTGGGGACGATGCCCAGCCCTCTGGACGGGGTAAAAGATTTTTTTAAAGGGGCCGTTGTCGCACTTGTATTTGCGGGGGTGTATGATTTTTTCATTATTCCAGCCTATACATCGGATCTTTTGACTCTGGGACTGCTGCTTTCTCCAACGCTGGCTTTTATCGGGTGGATGACGACGAGGCCGAAACTGCCCGTATTTACATTCGGATTCGTCTTTATGTTTATGAGCCAATGTGCGCTGGATACGTATTACAAAATAGAACCGACCAAATTTTTGGAAAGCTCTCTGGCCGCTTTAATCGGAATAGTGTTCGGCGGACTGGCCTATATTGTTGTTAATTTTTGGTCGTGTTCTCTGACACAGCGGCGCGTTGCCAAGATTTTGCGCCGTCAAATCGTACGTCTGTGTGTCGGAGCTTTGAATGTAGAGCGCAGTGCGCTCGAGAGTACGGGGCGTGATCTTGTTCAGCAGTTTTCTACGCAGGGGAGGCTGAATATGCGCTCCAGCCGCCTCGTTTACGAATGGCTCCTTACGACACTTGAAATCGGACGGGCGATTTTAGCTATTCGGCGAAGTATCCAGCGTCTTTATGCCCACAATCGCCATCCCCGTATTTCCGATGCGTTGGAATCGATTAAAAGCTATTTTGAGGGACCGACCGATGTGCGTAGAGAATTTCTGTTGAGAGAATTAAAAGAGACGATAGCGATACTTCGCAGTTCTGATCGACCCAATGAAAAAGTGCAGTTTAAACGGTTCGAGAGTTTAATCACCGAGTTGGCTCTGATACGTACGGTACTGCTTCATTCGACAACTTTTCCGCTTGCAAAGGAGGATTCATGCCGTTAGATATAACATTGTTCGGTATTCAGATGCCGACCTTGCTGCCGATTTTCGTTGCTGCGGCCGTTGTTCAGATTCTGCTGGATCGTGTGATGTCGGACGGCGGTTTGTACAATCATGTCTGGCACCCCGGACTGTTTCGCACGGCAGTGTTCGTTTGTCTGTTCTGTACACCGTGTTTACTGATTTATCGTTAAGGATTTGAAATGAATAAAAATAAGTTTTCGAAGCTTTTACGCTTTGTTATTACCTTTTCCGTCGTATCTCTGGCGGTATTCTTGGGAATCTTGTTATGGGATAACTATATGAACAGCGCATGGACGCGCGACGGCCGTGTGCGTGCCGATGTCGTGATGGTCGCGCCGGATGTCGGGGGATTGGTAAGCCGTGTCGCCGTCATCGATAATCAGTTCGTCCGTAAAGGTGACCTTTTATATCAAATTGATGACGTCCGTTTTCATCATGCGCTAACTGCGGCAGAGGCGATCGCACAAACACGAAAAGCCGAATATGAGATGAAAAAGCACCAATCCGCACGTCGAAGCGCGGCAGACAATGAGACAGTATCGGCGGAGAACCGTGACGATGCTCTTTATGATGCAGAGGTCGCCCGTGCAAAATACGAAGAGGCGATAGCTCTGGTAGAGACGGAAAAACTCAATGTCGAACGCTCGGCTGTGCGTGCACCGTGTGACGGATGGGTCTCCAATCTGCTTCTGCGCAAGGGGGATTACGTTCAGGCCGGAGAAAAGCGTATGGCAATGATCACCCAAGGTTCTTTTTGGGTTTACGGCTATTTTGAAGAGCATAAGCTCTCGTTGATCCATGTCGGGGACAAAGCCGAAATGAAAATGCTGGGGACAAAATTTGTGGTGAAAGGGCATGTAGAGAGTATCGCCAGAGGGATTAGCGACCGGGATAACACTACCGACGGACGGTTGTTGGCCAACGTCAATCCGATTTTTACTTGGGTTCGTCTGGCTCAGCGTATTCCGGTACGTATCCATATCGACAAGATTCCTAATGGGATGGAACTCTCAGCCGGGATGACCTGCTCGGTGAGTATTTTCCCGAATAAATCAGGACACTGAAGAACCTTTAAAGGGTAAAGGATTGTTATGAAGCGATATTATGCCGCTTGGATTATGGGTCTATTGTTGGGTTCAATCTCAGCATCAGCCGCCGTTTTAGCAACGGTTAACGGAGACGAGATAACTTCGGATGAGGTTAATAAAGTATTGATAGAAGGGACACAGGGGAGGCTTGATTCTCTTAGTCCCGATAAACAAAATGAATTGCGCCATCGTATTATCGAAGGGATGATTGTTCAAAATCTGATTTATGATGATGCACAAAAAACGGGAATATTGGATTCAAAAGAGTATAAACAAGAACTTGAAACGACAATAGATCGTTTAAAAGTACAGCTTGCGGCAAAAGTGTGGGAACAAGAGCAGTTTGATGCGATCAAAGTGGACGCAAAAGAGGTAAAAGCCTACTTTGATACGAATCCGAATGAATTTATCGACAAAGAAAAAATTCATGCACGCCATATTTTGGTACGAAGTAAAACCCAGGCGCAATCGATTATTGCCAGTATGAAAACGCTCAGCGGGGATCGGCTTAAAAAAGAGTTCATGGCTCAAGCCAAGTTGTTTTCGATCGGTCCCAGTGCCGCAAGAGGAGGGGATCTCGGATATTTTCCGCGCGGACAGATGGTAGCCTCATTTAACGATGCCGCGTTTGCTCTGAAAACAGGGACGGTATCTTCGATTCCGGTACAAAGTCAGTTCGGATATCATGTCATCTACGTCGAAGATAGAAAACCGGCTAAAAAAATGGGGTTTGATGCGGTGAAAAGCTTTATAGAACAGCGGTTGAAAATGGATAAATTTAAAGAGACGATGGAGAAAAAAATGGCGGCGCTCCATGAAAAAGCGAAAATCACCTATTCAAAATAATGATTTTATCCTGAAGGAAGGGGATTTCTCCCCTTAGCGTTTTAGTTTCTATTTATGGCGTTCAAATCGTCAAAGGCTGATTTTACCCGTGCAATCAATGTCTCTTGACCGCTGCGGAGCCATTTGCGCGGGTCATAATATTTTTTGTTCGGTTTATCATCGCCCTCAGGATTTCCGATTTGTCCTTGGAGGTAAGCTTTGTATTTTTCATAATAGTCTTTTACCCCTTCCCAGGTTGCCCACTGGGTATCGGTATCGATGTTCATTTTGATGACGCCGTAGCTGATCGCTTCGCGGATCTCTGCGTGAGTAGATCCTGAACCGCCGTGGAAAACGAAGTTGACCGGTTTATCTGAAGCGGTTTGGAATTTTTCTTTGATGTATTTTTGGGAGTTATTGAGGATGATCGGGGTGAGGACGACGTTACCCGGCTTGTAGACGCCGTGGACATTTCCGAACGATGCGGCGATAGTGAAACGCTCACTTACCGCGCTGAGTCTCTCATACGCATAGGCGACGTCTTCAGGCTGTGTGTAGAGAAGGGCGTTATCGATACTGCTGTTATCGACACCGTCTTCTTCTCCTCCGGTAACACCGAGTTCGATCTCTAAGGTCATACCGATTTTATCCATCCGCTTCATGTAAAGGGCACAGGTTGCGACATTCTCTTCGAGTGACTCTTCGGAAAGATCGAGCATGTGAGAACTGAAAAGAGGTTTGCCGTACTGAGCGAAGTGTTTTTCCCCCGCATCGAGAAGGGCATCGATCCACGGAAGAAGTTTGCGTGCGGCATGATCCGTATGGAGGATGACCGGGATGCCGTAGGCTTCGGCCATCATATGAACGTGCATTGCTCCGCTGATCGCTCCGGCGATTGCCGCTTTTTCATCCGCGTTGCTGAGCCCTTTTCCGGCGAAATAGCTTGCCCCGCCGTTGGAGAACTGGATAATGACGGGAGAATTGACCAGTTTGGCAGCTTCGAGGACACCGTTGATCGAATCGGTGTTGACTACGTTGACCGCAGGAAGGGCAAAACCTTCAGCTTTTGCGATTTCAAAGAGTTTTTGAACATCATCTCCGAAAATCACTCCCGGTTTTATCACATCTAAGATTTTTACAGACATCACTTTTACCCCACTGTTAAAATAGACGATATTATAGCCTTAGAGGAATAATGTTAGAATTAAAAAAAATGGAGACAGTTTTGATGCGTATCGGCGTTTTGATCGGGATCGGTTACGGAGTGCTTTTGGCCGCGCCTGCTCCGCTGATATTCGACACCCTTGCCGCACCGCTCCAAAAAAGTACCGCATCGATTGAGAAATTGAGTCAGAAACCGGTTATGGAGCCTAATAAAAATTTATTGTACGGTTTTTTGAACGGAGTTGAATCAACGCTCAGTACAGGGCGTAAACTTACCGCTGCCAAAGAGGTGGACAAAGAGCTGTTAAGGGCCTATCTCAAAGATCTGAGGGAACTTTCAAAGACCAAAGAGTCCATCGATATGCTTTATCGCAAGTCGTTAAATACCGCAATGTCGCAGAGTGATAAAAAAGGGTTCGAGGATTTGGTTTCCGTCCCGCTGGAGCCGATCCATCATCCCCGAATCCGTTCCGAAGTTATTGCGTTTTACCAAAAAAATTATCCGAACCATTCCATCAAAAGCGTTGAAGCGTTATGCGATGAACAGGAACTGGAGGAAAAAAGCATCCAGTTCGCGATTGAACAGGAGCAGGCTTATGAAGAACATTTGCGGATTTTAAAACGCTCGGAAGTCTCCGGAGTCAAAAAAACGGCCCAAATCGGTTCCCGCAACAGCGTCATTTTGAGTGCGGAGTCCAATGGTGCCGGAGGGTATGAATTTGAGGCTGAAAATCTAAATCCCTATACAGTTACGCTGAACATCGATTTTGAGTCGCTTGTAAATTTAAAGCCCTCTGCCAATGTTCCTCTTTTTATTGAAATACCGGGAAGAAGCAAAAAGAGAGTCTTGGAACTCTCCCGTATTGCATCGGCGGAGTCCATAAATTATCGCTCTTCGTACGGTTGGGTCAGAGGATCGGCATTTGCGATCCATCAAGACAGCTATCTGTATAAACTCCCATTTCTGAAAGGAAGCGAGGTGTATGTTTCCCAAGGATACAACGGAGAATCGACACATAAAGGGCTCTCGGCTTATGCCGTTGATTTCCCCGTCCCGGTCGGCACGCCGATTTATGCGGCGCGTGAAGGAATTGTCGTTGGGTCGGAGGGGCGAAATAATATCGGGGGGGCAAATCCGGGATATCGGCAATACGCAAATTACGTGATCATTGAACACAGTGACGGGACCATGGGTAATTATTACCATTTGAAGCAGGGGGGAAATGTCGCCGTTATCGGTCAAAAAGTGGCAAAAGGGGAACTTATCGGTTATTCGGGAAATACGGGATACAGCAGCGGTCCGCATCTTCATTTCAGTGTCAGCAAAGTGGATCCGGTTTCGATGCGCCGACCGATGAATTTGCCGATAAAAATGGAAACGGCTGACAAAATTGTAAGTCTTCCTCATAGAGGAGATCGATATACGGTACAATAGTTGCTTTAATATTTCTAGATTATATAACAAAGGCCGTTAGAATGTTTAATACCGTCAAATCAAAAATCATTTTTACGACATTGCTTTTCAGCTTTTTGGGATTGGGTACCATCTACTGGTATTTGACCACAACGTTTCATGATTTTTCGAATGAAACGGCCAAACGTTCTTTGAATATGCTGAGTGAATCTATTTTTCAAACCTTATCTGGGAGTATGCTCGCAGGTGATCCGGCTGTTGTAAATGAGGCGATCAAGCATGCTCAGGAAATTGACGGTATTGAAAATCTCAAAGTTCAAAAGTCGCAGCAGGTGATCGATTTATTCGGTTTGGATGAGAAATTCAGTGATGAACCGATGGTTCAGGAAGTCTTTAAAACGAAAAAACCCCAAGTGATTGAAAGCACGAACGGCACCCATACTATCCGGCTCCTTCAGCCTCTTATAGCGGAAGATCGATGTATCGCCTGCCACACCAATATCCAAGTCGGTGAAGCGATCGGCGTTATGGATCTGATCATTTCATTGGAAAAAAATGATGCTGAAATCAACAAAACCCAGACGATTTTATTAATCGCGTTAAGTGTCGTTGTTATTATTTTTGTCTCTGTCCTCAATATTTTCTTCGGAAAAGAGGTATTAACACCTCTAGAAGGGCTGCGCCAGCGTATCGGCGCTTTGGTCAGCGGGGACAAAGATTTGACCAAGCGTCTGGATGCGACGAAAAAAGACGAATTCTCCGATGCGGCATTGGCAGTGAATAATTTTGTTGCGATGGTGCAGGAAACGGTCAACGAAGTCAAAGACCTAGGACGTCAAAATTCGATGATTGCCACCACTATTACCGAAGCGACACGCACGATTTCAGACGGTGTAGATCAAGAACGCCATATTGTTGAAGCGACAACCCAAAAAAGTCATTCGATTAAAGATATCCTCTCCGGCGCGATTGCGGTATCAGAAGAGACACAGCGCAATGTGGCTAATGCCAACGGGGAGCTGTTGACTGCGAAAGATGCGCTATCCAAATTGGTTGGAGAAGTAGAGGGGTATATTGAAACGGAACACGAAATGTCTGCTCAGCTCCTCTCTTTACGGCATGATGCGGATCAGGTTAAAAATGTGTTGGGAGTAATTAAAGACATTGCCGATCAAACCAATCTTTTAGCCCTCAATGCGGCCATAGAAGCGGCACGTGCCGGCGAACACGGGCGCGGATTTGCCGTTGTAGCCGATGAGGTACGCAAGCTTGCCGAACGAACCCAAAAAAGTTTGACCGAAATTGAAATCAGTGTCGGTACGATTGTTCAATCGATTAACGATGTCAGCGATAAAATGGGCGAGAATGCCAGAAATATGAATGATCTGACGACAATTTCAAATGAAGTTGAGGAAAAAATATCCTCTACTTCTTTGGAAATGGAACGTTCTGTCACGGTTGCGGAACGCTCCTATAACGATTCGGTAGAAGTGGTGGGACATATCGAGTGGATTATTGATAAAATTTCGGAAATCAATACCGTTTCCGAAGGAAATCAAAAAAGTGTCGATCAGATTCAAAATGATTCTGCACAGCTGATGCACGTTGCTC contains:
- a CDS encoding efflux transporter outer membrane subunit, with the protein product MQPKILITACLSLLLLSGCVPKMDKAVPLSDMTINADLEKMSRDFDDERLVRDWWKMYGDEQLNGIIEEALAKAPSIQSLEAKFAQANTIIQSVESRNLPHLSANASVIRERFSENHIFPPPLGGGTYTQYQPELMLEYDFDFWNERSSHISAAKNTALAQRATIEASKIALSSALCETYIAWHYEEQKLSILNALDRTTREELKIVEKQYALGLIDAIALNDKKSAQMQIAQRMEELKRSIEGKKEAICVLGGFLPSYAETLRTPTIKHGFNLPLPKEVMLNLVAHRSDVAIAKYTALSKSYTIEQTKAQFYPNISLSGLIGFTSFNWSKLMDHSSYSPSAGIAVSLPLLDWGMRKANLQNSVSDYNASVYEYNQAVIKAANEVVVLLKQTKLIQSQLQLHDREMNAKKGNETIECKKLFLGLSDKLPYLSAKKTVYEGEMDTLSLNETKSLIQINLIKALGGGYVLKEDKNASR
- a CDS encoding FUSC family protein is translated as MQVDSAFISTFKSFPWQRTLYEWLTIDAPVVIYMAKVIMAALLALWISMKLNLPDPRTAIFTVFIVMQPQSGLVFSKSYYRVLGTIAGVGMSLVIMGMFSQDPVWFISFVALWIGLTTAAGFKYRNFQSYGFVLAGYTMCIVALPVIETPLEIFDIAVSRFSEVVVGIMSATVISDVVFPRRLLDSLISSEQERFQNVLSTLSDPESVFAAFDEKNPAVTRFSSGVVGLNAVRINSSFESKSDQKERQHYGHLNHEYMNLSTTFRSLKSIVASIKESEKTELLEALEHLYEPISAALKNRPNTVVTPEDLSRVLTELFEAKAGVKKQYELEKIMFEGEDKFTSGAYLISRLLNELYNHCATYLSLLKHRLSGNATRELSRTVRFSTHTDNVLVGLAALRGSGVLLLTMMFWIWTAWPFATLSITMAVVIGLLLGTMPSPLDGVKDFFKGAVVALVFAGVYDFFIIPAYTSDLLTLGLLLSPTLAFIGWMTTRPKLPVFTFGFVFMFMSQCALDTYYKIEPTKFLESSLAALIGIVFGGLAYIVVNFWSCSLTQRRVAKILRRQIVRLCVGALNVERSALESTGRDLVQQFSTQGRLNMRSSRLVYEWLLTTLEIGRAILAIRRSIQRLYAHNRHPRISDALESIKSYFEGPTDVRREFLLRELKETIAILRSSDRPNEKVQFKRFESLITELALIRTVLLHSTTFPLAKEDSCR
- a CDS encoding DUF1656 domain-containing protein, with protein sequence MPLDITLFGIQMPTLLPIFVAAAVVQILLDRVMSDGGLYNHVWHPGLFRTAVFVCLFCTPCLLIYR
- a CDS encoding efflux RND transporter periplasmic adaptor subunit — encoded protein: MNKNKFSKLLRFVITFSVVSLAVFLGILLWDNYMNSAWTRDGRVRADVVMVAPDVGGLVSRVAVIDNQFVRKGDLLYQIDDVRFHHALTAAEAIAQTRKAEYEMKKHQSARRSAADNETVSAENRDDALYDAEVARAKYEEAIALVETEKLNVERSAVRAPCDGWVSNLLLRKGDYVQAGEKRMAMITQGSFWVYGYFEEHKLSLIHVGDKAEMKMLGTKFVVKGHVESIARGISDRDNTTDGRLLANVNPIFTWVRLAQRIPVRIHIDKIPNGMELSAGMTCSVSIFPNKSGH
- a CDS encoding peptidylprolyl isomerase, whose amino-acid sequence is MKRYYAAWIMGLLLGSISASAAVLATVNGDEITSDEVNKVLIEGTQGRLDSLSPDKQNELRHRIIEGMIVQNLIYDDAQKTGILDSKEYKQELETTIDRLKVQLAAKVWEQEQFDAIKVDAKEVKAYFDTNPNEFIDKEKIHARHILVRSKTQAQSIIASMKTLSGDRLKKEFMAQAKLFSIGPSAARGGDLGYFPRGQMVASFNDAAFALKTGTVSSIPVQSQFGYHVIYVEDRKPAKKMGFDAVKSFIEQRLKMDKFKETMEKKMAALHEKAKITYSK
- the fbaA gene encoding class II fructose-bisphosphate aldolase is translated as MSVKILDVIKPGVIFGDDVQKLFEIAKAEGFALPAVNVVNTDSINGVLEAAKLVNSPVIIQFSNGGASYFAGKGLSNADEKAAIAGAISGAMHVHMMAEAYGIPVILHTDHAARKLLPWIDALLDAGEKHFAQYGKPLFSSHMLDLSEESLEENVATCALYMKRMDKIGMTLEIELGVTGGEEDGVDNSSIDNALLYTQPEDVAYAYERLSAVSERFTIAASFGNVHGVYKPGNVVLTPIILNNSQKYIKEKFQTASDKPVNFVFHGGSGSTHAEIREAISYGVIKMNIDTDTQWATWEGVKDYYEKYKAYLQGQIGNPEGDDKPNKKYYDPRKWLRSGQETLIARVKSAFDDLNAINRN
- a CDS encoding M23 family metallopeptidase codes for the protein MLELKKMETVLMRIGVLIGIGYGVLLAAPAPLIFDTLAAPLQKSTASIEKLSQKPVMEPNKNLLYGFLNGVESTLSTGRKLTAAKEVDKELLRAYLKDLRELSKTKESIDMLYRKSLNTAMSQSDKKGFEDLVSVPLEPIHHPRIRSEVIAFYQKNYPNHSIKSVEALCDEQELEEKSIQFAIEQEQAYEEHLRILKRSEVSGVKKTAQIGSRNSVILSAESNGAGGYEFEAENLNPYTVTLNIDFESLVNLKPSANVPLFIEIPGRSKKRVLELSRIASAESINYRSSYGWVRGSAFAIHQDSYLYKLPFLKGSEVYVSQGYNGESTHKGLSAYAVDFPVPVGTPIYAAREGIVVGSEGRNNIGGANPGYRQYANYVIIEHSDGTMGNYYHLKQGGNVAVIGQKVAKGELIGYSGNTGYSSGPHLHFSVSKVDPVSMRRPMNLPIKMETADKIVSLPHRGDRYTVQ
- a CDS encoding methyl-accepting chemotaxis protein, whose translation is MFNTVKSKIIFTTLLFSFLGLGTIYWYLTTTFHDFSNETAKRSLNMLSESIFQTLSGSMLAGDPAVVNEAIKHAQEIDGIENLKVQKSQQVIDLFGLDEKFSDEPMVQEVFKTKKPQVIESTNGTHTIRLLQPLIAEDRCIACHTNIQVGEAIGVMDLIISLEKNDAEINKTQTILLIALSVVVIIFVSVLNIFFGKEVLTPLEGLRQRIGALVSGDKDLTKRLDATKKDEFSDAALAVNNFVAMVQETVNEVKDLGRQNSMIATTITEATRTISDGVDQERHIVEATTQKSHSIKDILSGAIAVSEETQRNVANANGELLTAKDALSKLVGEVEGYIETEHEMSAQLLSLRHDADQVKNVLGVIKDIADQTNLLALNAAIEAARAGEHGRGFAVVADEVRKLAERTQKSLTEIEISVGTIVQSINDVSDKMGENARNMNDLTTISNEVEEKISSTSLEMERSVTVAERSYNDSVEVVGHIEWIIDKISEINTVSEGNQKSVDQIQNDSAQLMHVAQSLSARINEFKS